The stretch of DNA AAGATATTTTGTAAACTAATTTCACTCATTTCAACCTTATGCTTATAAAAAACGGCCTTATCATAAACCCATCCCAATGTGGCAGCAATGGCAGCAAATGTTACTGCCTCTAGGATTGACCACAAGTTTGTTGGTTCAGAAAAGGATTCGATAATAGATACCATGATTGATAGAAATAGTAATATGATTCTGCCTGTGTATTTCATCGGTGACACCTCAAAAATCTACGAATTTTACTCTAAGGAGTTCATTATCTACATTAAATGAGAATATTAATAGTATTAGTTTTTAACATTTCCACTACCGCAAAACAGTTTTCTTAGGTTAGTGTAACATAGTTTAAAGTCCTATAAATTAAGCATATATGTTACTATTTTGACATCTTTTTACGCAAAAAAAAGAAGCTGATAATGCTACAGCCTTAAAGCTCCTGTTCCTTTTTAAGGATATAACAAGTACCATCTTCATCAAAGAATAAATACTTTCCATTAATTATATTGAAATTTATGCTTTTTTTATCATATATTAATTTCCCAGCTTTTTTAAAATTCTTTAAATAACTAAAGGATGGATTAAGGATTATTTCCTGACTTTTATTTGTTGTAACAAATCCTTTTGGGTCACAACTCCTTTCAGGTTTTAATTCAGCAAACCATTCACCATCCAGAAGAATAGTATTGGCAGTGATCTTTTTATTACGGTTTTGAATGGACCATACGTTCCTGCAGTTACAACGATGTATTTTGCTTTTCATCACCTAATACCTACTTTCAACGTAAAAATAAGTATTTCGGTGAATTATATTCGCACATCTTAGTAAATATTTATGATTAATGTATTATGAGATAAACTAGCCTGCATTGGGTTTTCTATGTTCTATGCTTGTTGGGGCATAGGTTGATTGCGAGTTATTGATTGCATCAGGTTTACATAACATTATTATGTAAAACTCATTTATTCTGCAGGAGCTTCCTCAACGGCAATTTGATAAGCATCTAAAATGGATTGGCTCTCGGTTGGGTCAGATATTCCAACTAGATATTGGTCTCCTTCCACCCCTTCAACCTCCATGACTATCGTTTCATCCTCAGCTGCCAAAAGAGCATACGATCGCCCTTCCATCTCAAACAACGCTTCAACAGCAAAATCCTTAATATTACCTTCATCATCCTTAATGGTTATATAATCACGTGGTTCATCGTGCATTAAAGTCCACCTCCATTAAAATTACTGTCCCCTTTGTATTTGTTAATTACTAAGGAAACAACTGGAGTACCAATGGAATAAGAACCTATATCATGTTGTTTTATTAAACAGTAATAATAAAAAAGCACAACCTACATAAGGTTGTACTTCATTTGCCTGGCAACGTCCTACTCTCACAGGGACAAAGTCCCAACTACCATCGGCGCAAAGAAACTTAACTTCCGTGTTCGGTATGGGAACGGGTGTGACCTTCTCGCCATTATTACCAGACTGTTTTTGAGGTTTCATTCCCTCAAAACTAGATAACCGCAAAGAAGTGTGTAAAACGAGTTCGCTTTAAAAATTGGTTAAGTCCTCGAACGATTAGTATCAGTCAGCTCCACATGTTACCACGCTTCCACCTCTGACCTATCAACCTGATCATCTTTCAGGGTTCTTACTAGCTTGACGCTATGGGAAATCTCATCTTGAGGGGGGCTTCATGCTTAGATGCTTTCAGCACTTATCCCGTCCGCACATAGCTACCCAGCGATGCCTTTGGCAAGACAACTGGTACACCAGCGGTGCGTCCATCCCGGTCCTCTCGTACTAAGGACAGCTCCTCTCAAATTTCCTGCGCCCACGACGGATAGGGACCGAACTGTCTCACGACGTTCTGAACCCAGCTCGCGTACCGCTTTAATGGGCGAACAGCCCAACCCTTGGGACCGACTACAGCCCCAGGATGCGATGAGCCGACATCGAGGTGCCAAACCTCCCCGTCGATGTGGACTCTTGGGGGAGATAAGCCTGTTATCCCCGGGGTAGCTTTTATCCGTTGAGCGATGGCCCTTCCATGCGGAACCACCGGATCACTAAGCCCGACTTTCGTCCCTGCTCGACTTGTAGGTCTCGCAGTCAAGCTCCCTTGTGCCTTTACACTCTGCGAATGATTTCCAACCATTCTGAGGGAACCTTTGGGCGCCTCCGTTACTCTTTAGGAGGCGACCGCCCCAGTCAAACTGCCCACCTGACACTGTCTCCCACCCCGATAAGGGGTGCGGGTTAGAATTTCAATACAGCCAGGGTAGTATCCCACCGACGCCTCCACCGAAGCTGGCGCTCCGGTTTCTCAGGCTCCTACCTATCCTGTACAAGCTGTACCAAAATTCAATATCAGGCTACAGTAAAGCTCCACGGGGTCTTTCCGTCCTGTCGCGGGTAACCTGCATCTTCACAGGTACTATAATTTCACCGAGTCTCTCGTTGAGACAGTGCCCAGATCGTTACGCCTTTCGTGCGGGTCGGAACTTACCCGACAAGGAATTTCGCTACCTTAGGACCGTTATAGTTACGGCCGCCGTTTACTGGGGCTTCGATTCAGAGCTTCGCTTGCGCTAACCCCTCCTCTTAACCTTCCAGCACCGGGCAGGCGTCAGCCCCTATACTTCGCCTTGCGGCTTCGCAGAGACCTGTGTTTTTGCTAAACAGTCGCCTGGGCCTATTCACTGCGGCTCTTCGAGGCTATTCACCTCAAAAAGCACCCCTTCTCCCGAAGTTACGGGGTCATTTTGCCGAGTTCCTTAACGAGAGTTCTCTCGCTCACCTTAGGATTCTCTCCTCGCCTACCTGTGTCGGTTTGCGGTACGGGCACCTTTTATCTCGCTAGAGGCTTTTCTTGGCAGTGTGGAATCAGGAACTTCGGTACTATATTTCCCTCGCCATCACAGCTCAGCCTTTACGGTAAGCGGATTTTCCTACTTACCAGCCTAACTGCTTGGACGCGCATATCCAACAGCGCGCTTACCCTATCCTCCTGCGTCCCCCCATCACTCAAACGATAAAGAGGTGGTACAGGA from Neobacillus sp. CF12 encodes:
- a CDS encoding DUF1292 domain-containing protein — protein: MHDEPRDYITIKDDEGNIKDFAVEALFEMEGRSYALLAAEDETIVMEVEGVEGDQYLVGISDPTESQSILDAYQIAVEEAPAE